In Eremothecium gossypii ATCC 10895 chromosome V, complete sequence, the genomic stretch TAAGCGGACCTCAGTCCCCTCAACTTCCCCAATCCAGTGCTTCTGCATCGCCTTCACCTTCGCCGGCCACCCGTCGAGGCCGTCCAGATCATGGCTCAGCTCGTGGGCAAACCGAGTGATGCGCAGAAACCACTGGTTCAGCTTCCGCTTCTCGACCAGCGCTCCCGACCGCCATGACCGCCCTTGCGCATCCACCTGTTCGTTCGCCAGCACCGTCTTGTCCACCGGGTCCCAGTTGATCTCGGCCTCCTTCTTGTACGCCATCCCATGGTGCCACAGCTCGAGGAACAGCTCCTGCGTGAACCGGTAGTACTCCGGGTCGCACGTGGTGACCTCCCGACCCCATTCGAAATGCGCCAGCATATCGCCCTTCTGCTGCTTCATCCGCGCAATGTTCTGCCTCGTCCAGTCCGCCGGCGCAATGCCCcgctccagcgccgcgtTCTCTGCCGGCAGCCCGAACGCATCCCAGCCCATCGGGTGAACGACCTCGTAGCCCTTCATCCTGTAGAACCTGTTCAGCGCATCGCTGATCGTGTACACCCGTAGATGCCCAATGTGCAGCATCCCCGAAGGGTATGGGAACATCGACAGCACATACATATGAGGCCGCGTGCCCTCCGCAGCCGGCTGTGGCACTCCCGAGAGCACTTTGCTCTTCCATTTCTGGCCCACCTTTACCAGATCCACCGCATCTGAGGCAGTATTCAGGCTGCGCTTACACCAAGCGCCAGGAAACCCTCGCATCTGCAGCCTAATTGCTTTCCAATCGCCACACCACCCAAAAGACCTATTAGTAGCAGAGTGGAGACAGCTAAAGAGTCATGTTCTGGTGAAGATGCGCTTTTGAGATTAATCTTTTTTCAGCTGGTGAAAAATGTCACTCATACAATTGGTTATATGCAAGAACATAATCTTTTAAAAGACTAGCTAATTGATCGTTTCAGTCTGATAGTCTTTAGGAGAACGCGGTGAGTGGATCTAGCAGCGCGCACGGCGGTTTGGCTTCATATTGTCGTGGAACTTCTGTGCAACAAGAAGCAGCACGCAAGCGGGATTGCGAGATGACCAACGACAAGCGGACCATTGATGACGTCGACCGGGAAGTGACGTctctgctgcaggaggCAGATGAGGCGCGCGAGCGACAGGCGCAGAACAAGCGGCGCAAGAGGTTTGCGCCTATGACGCAGTATGGAACGGACACGGTGGACGGGGAAGACTGGGAGGGCACGCCTGCAGGTTATATGAAGCGCATAACGCTCAAGAACTTCATGTGCCACGAGCACTTTGAACTCGAGTTTGGGCCGCGGCTGAACTTTATCGTGGGGAGCAACGGGTCGGGCAAGTCTGCGATTCTGACGGCGATTACGGTGGTGTTCGGCGCCAAGGCGTCGGACACCAACCGCGGCGTGAGCTTGAAGTCGCTGATCCGCGAGGGCTGCGGAACCGCGCGCATTGCGATTGTGCTGGCAAACCAGGGACTGGGGGCCTTTGAGCAGGGCGTGTACGGCAGCGAAATTACGATTGAGCGAACGCTGAAACGAGATGGCCAGAGCAGCCACTTTTCGATCAAGTCCGAGAACGGGCGGGAAGTGAGTAACAAGAAGCGGGATCTACAGCGGATCGTGGACTATTTTTCGATTCCAGTGCTCAATCCCATGTGCTTTCTGTCGCAGGATGCCGCTAGGTCGTTTTTAACAGCCTCGACGCCGCAGGACAAGTTCCGGCACTTCATGCGGGGCACCTTGCTTGAGGAAATCGACATGAACTTGGCTAAGGCTGAGGAGATCCTGCGGTCGTCGAAGAGCAACCTGGACTACCATGGCGAAAATATGAAGGCCCTCCGCGAGGACTACGAGCACGCGAAACGCCTTTTCAAGGAGATATACAGTACACACGACTGGAATGAACGCAAGAAGACTCTGCAGGGCAAACTGTGCTGGCTGAACTACAAGGAAAACGAGCGGCGGCTACGCAAGTTTAAGAAACGACAGGAAGAGATTTCGCAAAAGATCGTGGCATGCGACGAGAAGATCACTGAGCGCAACCTAAAGATCGAACGCTACAAGGCTGATCAGGATTCGACACACGAGGAGGTGGACCAGAAGATGACTAGTCTTCAAGACCACCAGATTAAATTCGAGGAGGCAGAGCAGGAACTAGGCCAGTTTAGAGAGAAACACGAAGTTTTAAAAGAGGAGAGGAGAAAGGTTGAACGAGAGATTGCATCATTGGAGGTATCGCTTAAAGCACACAGACAGCAGGTGAAAcagctggagcaggagctggcCGAAGCTCTTGGCGGAAGTAAGGAGCAGATGGTTACGGAAAAGAGACAGGTGGACGAAGAAATAAAGACTCTGAAGGGTAATCTGCCCAGCCTGGAGGATAAATTTCAACAGTGCCGTGACCGGGAGCTGGAGTATTCTCATCAGAGGAACACCGCAATCCAGCAGCTTCAAACTTCGATTAATTTGAAAAAGCAGGAGTATCGGGAGAGCACTGCCAACCGAAGCCAGGATTCCTACGCAGTTTATGGGAGAAACATGAATAGGGTTGTTGCAGAAATAAGAAATAGACGGCATGAATTCTCGAAGCCACCGATAGGGCCATTAGGATTGGAAGTGTCCATAAAACCGGGGTATGAACAATGGGCCCGGTCGATACAAAGCATTGTCGGGCCCTCCTTGGGTGGTTTCGTGGTAAGTACTTCGAGAGACAATTTATTGCTACGACAGATTCTGCGGAAGTACCCAGATACGCGCAACACTAGCATTGTAACATACGCGTTAACTGAGTTTAATTACGAACACGGAAAAGCCCATACTGCGCACCCTACTATTTCAGACGTTCTCGGCTTCAGCAGAAGGGATCTGGAATGTTTATTTGTTGATCAGCACAGAATCGAGACTATTATACTTGTGGATAATAAAGATGATGCCTAT encodes the following:
- the SMC6 gene encoding DNA repair protein SMC6 (Syntenic homolog of Saccharomyces cerevisiae YLR383W (SMC6)), which encodes MTNDKRTIDDVDREVTSLLQEADEARERQAQNKRRKRFAPMTQYGTDTVDGEDWEGTPAGYMKRITLKNFMCHEHFELEFGPRLNFIVGSNGSGKSAILTAITVVFGAKASDTNRGVSLKSLIREGCGTARIAIVLANQGLGAFEQGVYGSEITIERTLKRDGQSSHFSIKSENGREVSNKKRDLQRIVDYFSIPVLNPMCFLSQDAARSFLTASTPQDKFRHFMRGTLLEEIDMNLAKAEEILRSSKSNLDYHGENMKALREDYEHAKRLFKEIYSTHDWNERKKTLQGKLCWLNYKENERRLRKFKKRQEEISQKIVACDEKITERNLKIERYKADQDSTHEEVDQKMTSLQDHQIKFEEAEQELGQFREKHEVLKEERRKVEREIASLEVSLKAHRQQVKQLEQELAEALGGSKEQMVTEKRQVDEEIKTLKGNLPSLEDKFQQCRDRELEYSHQRNTAIQQLQTSINLKKQEYRESTANRSQDSYAVYGRNMNRVVAEIRNRRHEFSKPPIGPLGLEVSIKPGYEQWARSIQSIVGPSLGGFVVSTSRDNLLLRQILRKYPDTRNTSIVTYALTEFNYEHGKAHTAHPTISDVLGFSRRDLECLFVDQHRIETIILVDNKDDAYNVLKQSPQNITRALSLKDNRSGFQSSLAPSGGFRLDTIEYQQHLLFARTSGNNNASDTQYLKAVIEEEEGELRRIQTHYASLGSEIKEEGRKLEEQMRSIRSRIVSLELRSKHLKVKIEKEVDTGALDAHKAALNVETSQIAQHRGAIAAINDQLLQLKDEVEPYKRKHESARQLVAKVKEELEDLKEMIRVRSHRIDKMTDDITIYNKKKVAYQEEFQSIQTNVDSFTPVLDSLREDAERHCSEEVAYGSEIPNTEEEVRMEMRIADRHIKQAEKSVGMTQEEVARLLESTREKFYDAQEKYSAVDRALWSLHESLEQRRITLMNNIKSTCREADSDFRTTIRVRNGFSGALNFDTPGALMVLVKTANDETPRNVDTLSGGEKSFSQITLLLSTWSTMRARIIALDEFDVFMDQVNRTIGTRMIMKKFSTNIRTQTIIITPQDIGKIADIRDPGIKIHKMRDPQRRNNSDFYST